In Pyrus communis chromosome 15, drPyrComm1.1, whole genome shotgun sequence, the genomic stretch TAGGCGAGGCACCCAAAAACAGCATATAAGTAGGGGGCTTGTTGTAAAGTTTCTCAAATGGTGTTTTCGTGGCAAGGACTTTGGCAGGTAGGCGATTAATAATATAGCCAGCGGTAAGCTCACTTTCTCCTCAAAAACGGAGGGGAAGTTTGGCTTGGAAGATTAATGCCCTAGCGGTCTCAAGGAGATGCCTATGTTTACGTTCGACAACAaaattttgttgaggtgtgtaGACGTCTTGGATAAATTGGTGCATAGAATAAAACTCACCCCCACTGTCTACTCGATTTGTTGTATTTTGGAATGAAATTGGGTTTGAACAAAGGCAAAGAAAGACTTAAGGATTCCTTGTGTTTTAGATTTATGGCACATGATGTACACCCATGTATATCTCGAGTAGTCATCAACAATGGTTAAAAAAATTAGTGTGCACCGGTGAGTGAAGTGGTTTTGTGAGGACCCCGAATGTCATAGTGTATGAGAGAGAAAGGATGAGAAGTAGAAATTGTACTTGTCCCAAATGGAAGACATGTTTGTTTGGCCAAAGAACATATATCACAAGCTATCATGAGAATACAAAAATTTCAAGAAGGATTTTGATAAAAATTCTAAACAGCTTGGAGAAATGTGACCTAACCGTTGATGCCACAAATTGGAAGAAACGGTAACAAGATTACATGAGGGTTTATTTTTGTAGAAAGATTGTTGAGTGGCCAATGCCACAAGGTGGTAAAGTCCTCCGTGTTGTTTACCTAGACCAATCGTCTTCTTCGTAACCAAGTCTTGCAAAATACAccaatatgaaaagaaaattactgAGCAACTCAATCCTCTTGTAATCTTGCTAACCGACATAAGGTCAACTTTAAATTTGGCCACACCCAAAACATTCTTCAATTGAATATATGAATTTAAAGATAAATTGCCAATAGAAGTAATAGGAGCCTTTTCTCCACTAGTGGTAGGGAAGATTTGATGATGGTGTCGAGCGAGTGTGGGGAAGACGTGATGTGGTCTGTCGCCCCACTATCAATCAACCATGGACAGAGACGCTCCGGGAGTTTAGACAATACCGATGTACTATCTGCAACATAGGCTTGAGGAGCAGTTGGGTGCCCAGCTCTCTTGTTTATGATGGAGATTATTAATTTGTTGATATTAGATGTCAGAAAGTGATCTGCACCAAGTAAAGCGATTGTCTCCATTGGAGAcgagaatgaaaaaaaaaaaaaaaggactggAGGCTTTTGACAGGAATCAATGACACaataaaatagaagaaaatgcTCGCTCTGTAGGCGCGAGGAATCTAGCAGCGGAAAAGAGAAGGCGGAGCCGAGCAAGGATTaatcctgctctgataccatgtaaaacTTGGGAAATAATATGTTTGCCAGAATGATTGTAATGATATCAGAGAGAAAGATTTATACAAAAGTCTTCCTATAAACTAGCATCTAACTGCGGTACAAGAAGGGGAAGAAATAGTAGAAATCAATTTACATCTTACACACCTAGTTTTCAAATATAATCCCTCCATCATCGGGATTTAGATTGCCTTCTTACAAAGTCTGCATTAAGattcaaagggaaaaaaaaagtactcCATGGGATACAATCATTAAGAACAACTTTTTTGCATTCACTACAAAATTACATTTACTCCAAACTAAACAAggtaattaaaattatttaactctGGACATAAGTACTCCATGGAACATTAGGCAAAAAAAAAGCACAATAAAACAGACTTGTTCACTGGCACAGTTATCTCCCATCACCAACTGGTAATTCAACGTGGTTCCTCATAGTATGATACCCCGAACTTGAATCGCCACCTCCTTCGTAACTAATAGTTTCCATTGATATTTCACCAATCAAGTGCTCGGTCTCTTCTGATATGGATTCATCATTGACCCATGGATGCATTACCATCCTTCTCAGCCCCTCCAGTGTCATTGCAACTTCCTTCATTGTTggtctttcttctccttttacTCTCAAGCACCTCTTTGCAAGGTTAGAAACTTCCTTAAGCTGCTCAATGTTTGCCTCGGTCACAATACAGTCATCAAGAACTTGCAGCAAGCGGTCGTCTTTCAGTGCTGAAAGAAAATACATTGCCAAATTTCTCTCTTCCTCCGGCTTGTCAAAGGAAAGTGCCTTCTTTCTTGCTAGTAGCTCTACAAGGAGAACTCCGAAACTATAGACATCGCTTTTCTCAGTCAATTGGCTTGTCTGTAAGTATTCGGGGTCTAAATACCCGAGAGTTCCTTGCACCATTGTAGATAACTGAGCTTTGTCCATCGGAACCAATCTTGAGGCTCCAAAGCCGGACACTTTGGCTGTGAGATTCTCATCTAAGAGTACATTTGTAGACTTGATATCTCTGTGAATTATAGGAACAGAAGCTGCAGAGTGCAAGTATGACAGCACTCCAGCAGTTTCTGCAGCTATCCGTAGACGAATTTCCCAAGGCGCGTTGAATTTGGATGATTTGGTTGTGTTATGGATGTATTCAAACAGGGTTCCATGGGCGACAAATTCGTAAACTAGTAGGGGGACTTCGTTTTCCAAACAACAACCTAAAAGCTTGACCACATTCCTGTGGTTGATTTGGGACAGTACGACCACTTCATTTATGAATTGCTCTATCTGGTTTTGATCTACCATTTTGGACTTCTTGATTGCAACTACTCGGCCGTCTGCTAAAATTCCTTTGTAGACTGTACCGAACCCTCCTTTGCCAATGATTCTAGTCTCATGATAATTTTTGGTGGCCTTCTCAAGTTCTCGTGTTGTGAAGATTTTTACCGTTTCATGAGAGGATCCTCGCCGTTCTGAAAGTTGCTGTTGTAGCATGATCCCTACATTTCGCTTGAAGAATTTCTCCTTTAGCTTCATGAGCTTCCATCTTTTGTATCCCAAATACAACCAAGAGATGCACATTAACAGGGATACGACGCCTACGCCGATTCCTACATATCCAACAAATTAATTGTAAACCCTGGTAGTCATAACCAAATGAAATGAGTATGTATTGCTATCTAGACCATATGTACCGACCATCTTTTTTATCACATCTCTGACGAAGTTTGGATTCTTTAAAAGCATGTAGAAAAGCATTGAATCACTTGTTAGTATATATGTGTATGCTTACCAACGACAATTGGGATAACAAAGTTCGGATCACGGGTGCAACCTTCTCCGTCTTTTCTACCATCACCATGGTACCCCTTGTGGCAGGAACAAGTATGGTTTCCCTCTGTATTTATACATTTTTGCTTGCATGTATTGAGCTCTGGAACCTCACATTCGTCAATGTCTGCAAAACAACATAACCCATGCTCAGAAATTAAgcatattattttaattagtaGTACTAATAAAGTGAAATAGAAATACCATAGCAGTCATTTAGGTATGGATTCCCTTGGTAACCTTCGTTGCACTTGCAGCGATACCCGGATCCATTCTCGACATCATGACACGTTGCGTTGCCCTGACATGTGTAATTCGGCACTTGTTTCTTCTCAAAAACGTTAGCGCAGGTCTCATTTCCAACTGACCAATCGAGTACCACCGGAAGATGTGTATTTATCAAATAATCCGACCACAACATATTGgagaagaagttgaacttgCCCCCTTGGACAACGAAGGAAAAACTGCAAGGATTAAAGGAGTACACGCTCGAATGATTTTTAAAACTCGTTGCACTTACCTCGAAAGAAGTCATTCCTTGAGCAATGGGTGTTTGACAACAGCCGATACCAGTGCAGGAACCATTGGCAACGTAGTCTTTGCTGCCACACACTGTAGTGCACCCACCAGTGTATCCGTAGTTTCCATTTTTGTCTCCCGTAATGTACCCATGGGTGTCACAACCAACTGCGACAAACACGTTGTCGGTGTTTGATATGAAGAATTTGGAAAGAGTGACAGAATTGGTGAAGCCGGGAATCGGCCGACCTGATTTTTCGTAGCATTGTACGGCTGTGTATTGGGTAATGTAAAGCTTCCCATCCACGGATATGTTTGTGACAATCATATTACTCTTTCTAAGAAATGGTTTTGGGGGGTCATGATGTGTGCTATTACAAGTAATGAGGAAATCCTCATTTAAGTAACAGCCCTCTTTTGTACCAAATGGATATGGGATGCTAACATTCCCACATTTGTCTTGACAACCCGGCTTGACTTCTATTTGAccgggaggaggaggagaaggaagaggtGAAGTGCTTAATTGTGGTGTTTGGGCTGAAGTGGCTGCCGCTAATAGTAcctctattattattattattattatgaggATGATAAGTTGCGGAAGCACTTTTTGTTTGCTCATGGTCATGGCTTCTaagtttttgttgttgaaaaaAGAGATGttttagggttggtttggtattgttgtgctttgaaaaaaagctgattctgctgtgctgtgaaaataagcggctgtgaaataaagtagcagagtgtttggtaaacttttttataaaagtgcttttgaaaaaaaaaaaaaaaatagtattatagtgtttagtaaacttttatgtaaaatagatgtgaaaaaaaaccaatttttcaaagctgggttttgcagcttcttgtttttggctttttttcacccaaaactgtgaaaaaagctgaagctgaatgtttaccaaacacaaaaacagctcccagctttttttgatactagcttttttcagaatcacctcagtaccaaaccaggtttTAATCCCTTTATAGGTGGGAGGAGGAAGACTTGGAGAGGATACTTGTGAATCGATTGAGCAAACCCTGGAAAGGATACCTGCCAGAACTTTAGATATTGTTATAAAAGTGGATTACCCACTTGAAGAAAAAGAGGCACCGACAGCCAACAAATACTGAAGGTGTGATGCCCATTTTCACATTTCTTGGCCTTACCAATGAAGATAATTTCTCCGTATAAAGGCTTATTAGCTCATAAATATAACAGAGAAATATAGATACAATGTATTGTTTTCATTATTATGTAAAATTCA encodes the following:
- the LOC137717939 gene encoding putative wall-associated receptor kinase-like 16: MTMSKQKVLPQLIILIIIIIIIEVLLAAATSAQTPQLSTSPLPSPPPPGQIEVKPGCQDKCGNVSIPYPFGTKEGCYLNEDFLITCNSTHHDPPKPFLRKSNMIVTNISVDGKLYITQYTAVQCYEKSGRPIPGFTNSVTLSKFFISNTDNVFVAVGCDTHGYITGDKNGNYGYTGGCTTVCGSKDYVANGSCTGIGCCQTPIAQGMTSFEVSATSFKNHSSVYSFNPCSFSFVVQGGKFNFFSNMLWSDYLINTHLPVVLDWSVGNETCANVFEKKQVPNYTCQGNATCHDVENGSGYRCKCNEGYQGNPYLNDCYDIDECEVPELNTCKQKCINTEGNHTCSCHKGYHGDGRKDGEGCTRDPNFVIPIVVGIGVGVVSLLMCISWLYLGYKRWKLMKLKEKFFKRNVGIMLQQQLSERRGSSHETVKIFTTRELEKATKNYHETRIIGKGGFGTVYKGILADGRVVAIKKSKMVDQNQIEQFINEVVVLSQINHRNVVKLLGCCLENEVPLLVYEFVAHGTLFEYIHNTTKSSKFNAPWEIRLRIAAETAGVLSYLHSAASVPIIHRDIKSTNVLLDENLTAKVSGFGASRLVPMDKAQLSTMVQGTLGYLDPEYLQTSQLTEKSDVYSFGVLLVELLARKKALSFDKPEEERNLAMYFLSALKDDRLLQVLDDCIVTEANIEQLKEVSNLAKRCLRVKGEERPTMKEVAMTLEGLRRMVMHPWVNDESISEETEHLIGEISMETISYEGGGDSSSGYHTMRNHVELPVGDGR